From Candidatus Rubrimentiphilum sp., one genomic window encodes:
- a CDS encoding L-threonylcarbamoyladenylate synthase, with the protein MDARTEPLEQVVEAAARVVLRGGTVIFPTDTAYGIGCDPFDLDAIARIYGAKKRPANKPLSLHLATVAEFLEYARDQREVAAAVRRLFPGPVTIILRRPAFVEREVSAGLPTIGYRVPDDALCSAILDRCGPLAATSANRSGERPYFGGGDLSALPPADLVIENGPTKYGQESSVIDFTGPQPVLLREGVVSYERLSELAGPIVRYRVAT; encoded by the coding sequence ATCGACGCGCGAACGGAGCCGCTCGAGCAGGTTGTGGAAGCGGCCGCGCGCGTGGTGTTGCGCGGCGGGACCGTTATATTTCCCACGGACACGGCCTACGGAATCGGCTGCGATCCGTTCGACCTGGACGCGATCGCGCGGATTTACGGCGCGAAAAAACGTCCCGCCAACAAACCGCTGTCGCTGCATCTGGCGACCGTCGCGGAGTTTTTGGAGTACGCACGCGACCAGCGCGAAGTGGCGGCGGCGGTCCGGCGGCTCTTCCCCGGACCGGTGACGATCATTCTGCGGCGTCCGGCATTCGTCGAGCGCGAGGTGAGCGCGGGCTTGCCGACCATCGGTTATCGCGTTCCCGACGACGCGCTGTGCAGTGCGATTTTGGACCGCTGCGGACCGCTGGCAGCGACTAGCGCGAACAGGAGCGGCGAGCGCCCCTACTTCGGAGGTGGAGACTTGAGCGCATTGCCGCCCGCGGACCTCGTGATTGAGAACGGCCCCACCAAATACGGTCAGGAGTCGAGCGTCATCGACTTTACCGGCCCGCAGCCGGTTCTGCTGCGCGAGGGGGTTGTTTCGTACGAGCGCCTAAGCGAGCTCGCCGGGCCTATCGTACGTTATCGGGTAGCGACATGA
- the lptC gene encoding LPS export ABC transporter periplasmic protein LptC, which translates to MKTTRNVLLAICAALCALAAAPRTTTTGFNFSDWNVQTGEFTYNYQSGAFSTPTHITLTRPGSEIRADRANGNTKSKQALLSGNVWLRDQNGVLTNFSSGTMSGHQPAILTCDSLQIDGTGKIYTAVGHVHFVQGASSVTADRAVMNGLTHDLHLFGNVTMHT; encoded by the coding sequence ATGAAGACGACAAGAAACGTGCTCTTAGCGATCTGCGCCGCGCTGTGTGCGCTGGCGGCGGCGCCGCGCACTACCACGACGGGCTTCAATTTCAGCGATTGGAACGTGCAGACCGGAGAGTTTACTTACAACTATCAGTCCGGCGCATTCTCGACGCCCACCCACATCACGCTGACGCGGCCGGGCAGCGAGATCCGCGCCGATCGCGCCAACGGAAACACCAAGTCGAAGCAGGCGCTGCTCTCCGGCAACGTCTGGCTGCGCGATCAGAACGGCGTATTGACGAACTTCTCCAGCGGAACGATGTCGGGTCATCAGCCGGCGATCCTGACGTGCGACTCGCTGCAGATCGACGGCACCGGAAAAATCTACACCGCCGTTGGCCACGTGCATTTCGTGCAAGGCGCGAGTTCGGTTACCGCGGATCGCGCGGTGATGAACGGCTTGACGCACGACTTGCATCTCTTCGGCAACGTGACGATGCACACATGA
- the murA gene encoding UDP-N-acetylglucosamine 1-carboxyvinyltransferase — MNTLDRLETTLRVRGGLRLEGSIRTHGAKNAALPIMAAALLAKGKVTLHRVPRITDVSVMWSLLEALGARLRYEGEGSLTIDAANVASHIAPYTLVRKLAASFDLVGPLLGRFGRAEVPLPGGCVLGTRATDMHEQAFLALGCDVKNQRGYFIATAKKRRLQGAEIEFRTPSVGATKNAMLAAVVAEGTTTVRNAAMEPEVVDLTNFLIAMGAKIRGAGSDTLVIDGVNELHGVEYEIIPDRIVAGTLLLSGAATRGDVTVTQCQPDHLLALSLKLQECGASVTNGDDWLRVDASRVTGGTDILTAPFPGFPTDLQPQMVSFLCTAPGNSIVEESIFNARFSYVNELARMGAEVRVSMESNTAVVKGGAPMSGAPVEAPDIRAGAALVVAGLAAQGETEIIGLEYIDRGYERLEEMLSGLGGQVQRSSGITPLVEPTGLFETSAYPKTRARAQ; from the coding sequence ATGAACACGTTGGATCGGCTGGAAACAACGCTGCGTGTTCGCGGCGGGTTACGGCTCGAAGGTTCGATACGAACGCACGGCGCGAAGAATGCCGCGCTGCCGATCATGGCGGCGGCGTTACTTGCCAAAGGCAAAGTCACACTGCATCGCGTTCCGCGCATTACCGACGTTTCCGTCATGTGGTCGCTGCTGGAAGCGCTGGGCGCGCGGCTTCGGTACGAGGGCGAAGGCAGCCTGACGATCGATGCGGCCAATGTCGCTTCCCATATCGCGCCGTATACGCTGGTGCGCAAGCTGGCGGCGTCGTTCGATCTCGTCGGACCGCTGCTCGGCCGCTTTGGACGCGCTGAAGTGCCGCTGCCGGGCGGATGCGTGCTCGGCACGCGCGCGACCGACATGCACGAACAAGCGTTTCTCGCGCTCGGATGCGACGTCAAGAACCAGCGCGGCTATTTCATCGCTACCGCCAAGAAACGCCGGCTACAAGGCGCTGAAATCGAATTCCGTACTCCCAGCGTCGGCGCCACCAAGAATGCCATGCTGGCGGCGGTTGTCGCCGAGGGTACGACGACGGTGCGCAACGCGGCGATGGAACCGGAAGTCGTCGACCTGACGAACTTTTTGATCGCGATGGGCGCGAAGATCCGCGGCGCCGGTTCGGACACGCTCGTTATCGACGGCGTCAACGAACTGCACGGCGTCGAGTACGAGATCATTCCCGATCGCATCGTGGCGGGAACGTTGCTGCTCAGCGGCGCGGCCACGCGCGGTGACGTCACCGTGACCCAGTGCCAGCCCGATCATCTGCTTGCGTTGAGTTTGAAACTGCAAGAGTGCGGTGCGAGCGTGACCAACGGCGACGACTGGCTGCGCGTGGACGCGAGCCGCGTCACCGGCGGCACGGACATCTTGACCGCCCCATTTCCGGGCTTCCCCACCGATTTGCAGCCGCAAATGGTCTCGTTCTTGTGCACGGCGCCGGGAAACAGCATCGTGGAAGAGTCGATCTTCAACGCCCGCTTCTCATACGTCAACGAACTTGCGCGTATGGGCGCCGAGGTGCGGGTTTCGATGGAAAGCAACACGGCCGTGGTCAAAGGCGGCGCGCCGATGTCGGGCGCCCCGGTCGAGGCTCCGGATATTCGAGCCGGCGCCGCCCTGGTGGTCGCGGGCTTGGCCGCGCAGGGCGAAACCGAGATCATCGGCTTAGAATACATCGACCGCGGTTACGAGCGGCTGGAAGAGATGCTGTCGGGATTGGGTGGGCAAGTTCAGCGATCGAGCGGTATCACGCCGCTCGTCGAGCCGACCGGACTTTTCGAAACAAGCGCGTATCCTAAGACCCGGGCTCGCGCTCAATAA
- a CDS encoding replication-associated recombination protein A gives MEPSLFGSAAGSAPLAARMRPRTLDEFVGQEQIVGEGRALRASIENDTVPSLILWGPPGTGKTTLAEIIANMTGAHFSSISAVSAGVADLRKIVAQAQQRRALGKRTVLFIDEIHRFNKAQQDAVLPYVEDGTITLIGATTENPSFEVISALLSRSRVFVLKALTDEEVGTIVDRALADRERGLGKLAVRLEPDAREALVSLANGDARVALSTLEFAVNAAPVGADETRTLDARLIADAMQRRAASYDKGGEQHYDVISAFIKSIRGSDPDAAVYWLARMIDAGEDPLFIARRLVILASEDVGLADSRGLSVAMAAQQAVHFVGMPEGFFPLAHCTLYLATAPKSNSVGRAYGAALRDVEGTRNDPVPLHLRNAPTGLMRQLGYGKEYEYAHASEEYQSQRGDLPPAERLQNYLPENIAKRAYFEPGIQGEESKLVEWIKKRRSPKG, from the coding sequence GTGGAGCCGAGTCTCTTCGGTTCCGCGGCCGGCAGCGCGCCGCTGGCCGCGCGGATGCGTCCGCGCACGCTGGACGAATTCGTCGGCCAGGAACAGATCGTCGGCGAAGGCCGCGCGCTGCGCGCCTCCATCGAGAACGATACGGTTCCGTCGCTGATTCTGTGGGGACCGCCGGGAACCGGAAAGACGACGCTGGCCGAGATCATCGCCAACATGACGGGCGCGCATTTCAGTTCTATCTCCGCAGTCAGCGCCGGCGTCGCCGATCTGCGCAAGATCGTCGCGCAAGCGCAGCAGCGGCGCGCGCTTGGCAAACGCACCGTGCTCTTCATCGACGAAATTCACCGCTTCAACAAAGCGCAACAGGATGCGGTGCTACCATACGTTGAGGACGGCACGATCACGCTGATCGGCGCGACGACGGAGAATCCATCGTTCGAAGTGATCTCCGCGTTGCTTTCGCGCTCGCGCGTTTTCGTGCTGAAAGCGCTGACCGATGAAGAAGTCGGAACGATCGTCGATCGCGCGCTGGCCGATCGCGAGCGCGGTTTGGGCAAGCTCGCCGTCCGGTTGGAGCCAGATGCGCGCGAGGCGCTCGTGTCGCTGGCGAACGGCGACGCACGCGTCGCTTTGAGCACGCTGGAGTTTGCCGTCAACGCGGCGCCGGTTGGCGCGGATGAAACGCGCACGCTGGACGCGCGGCTGATCGCCGACGCCATGCAGCGCCGCGCCGCGAGCTACGACAAAGGCGGTGAGCAGCACTACGACGTCATCAGCGCCTTCATCAAGAGTATTCGCGGAAGCGATCCGGACGCCGCCGTCTACTGGCTCGCGCGCATGATCGATGCCGGTGAAGATCCATTGTTTATCGCCCGCCGGCTCGTCATTCTCGCCTCGGAAGACGTCGGCTTGGCGGACTCGCGCGGGCTGTCGGTCGCGATGGCCGCGCAGCAAGCCGTGCATTTCGTGGGCATGCCCGAAGGGTTCTTTCCACTCGCCCACTGCACGCTGTATCTAGCGACGGCGCCAAAGAGCAACAGCGTCGGCCGCGCCTACGGCGCCGCTCTAAGAGATGTCGAGGGGACGCGCAACGATCCGGTGCCGCTGCACCTGCGCAATGCGCCCACCGGACTCATGCGGCAACTCGGCTACGGGAAAGAATACGAGTACGCGCACGCGAGCGAGGAATATCAATCGCAGCGCGGCGATCTTCCGCCGGCCGAACGTTTGCAAAACTATTTGCCCGAGAATATCGCCAAACGCGCGTACTTCGAACCGGGCATCCAAGGCGAGGAATCAAAGCTCGTCGAGTGGATCAAGAAACGCCGCTCTCCGAAGGGCTGA
- a CDS encoding LptA/OstA family protein translates to MNAARIAIAALTLAAFGGSLAGAAPKKTATTTTTIGGWTIQTTETDMNLKTGSFAVPHPFTMTREDGSTVNADRAVGNYKKKQATLYGHVSVHDANGTFGLHSAQPAHHDPATLSADTLNIDDVTHLYDADGNVHYVQGQTTADAQTAHLNDATHRLDLSGKVHVVQGERTLDADSATYNTVTGDGEADGHAMLTFPGGSPSIATPKPIIIRGPKIP, encoded by the coding sequence ATGAATGCCGCACGCATCGCGATCGCCGCGCTAACGCTGGCGGCTTTCGGCGGCTCGCTGGCCGGTGCTGCGCCGAAAAAAACCGCAACGACGACGACGACGATTGGCGGATGGACGATCCAAACGACCGAGACCGACATGAACTTGAAGACCGGATCGTTTGCGGTGCCGCATCCGTTCACGATGACGCGCGAAGACGGGTCCACGGTGAATGCGGATCGTGCGGTAGGAAACTATAAGAAGAAACAAGCCACCCTCTACGGGCACGTCAGCGTGCACGATGCGAACGGGACGTTCGGATTGCACAGCGCGCAGCCGGCGCATCACGATCCGGCGACGCTGTCGGCGGACACGCTCAACATTGACGACGTCACGCATCTCTACGACGCGGACGGCAACGTGCATTACGTGCAGGGCCAAACGACGGCCGATGCGCAGACCGCGCATCTCAACGACGCCACCCACCGCCTCGATCTCTCCGGTAAAGTGCACGTCGTGCAAGGAGAGCGCACGCTGGACGCGGACAGCGCGACGTACAACACCGTGACCGGGGACGGCGAGGCTGACGGGCACGCAATGCTGACGTTCCCCGGAGGCAGTCCGTCGATCGCGACGCCGAAACCGATCATAATTCGCGGCCCGAAGATCCCGTAG
- a CDS encoding class I SAM-dependent methyltransferase has translation MAPSPWKLGDFHVIGRTHNAGDALCEDCGLGAEARVLDVACGSGNTALSAARYGAHVTGLDLVDKLIERARIRAEAEGFKIEFLTGTAEELPFPDASFDFVLSTFGVMFAPNQERAASELLRVCKPGGTIGLSNWTPESFPGAMFGLGRKYAPPPPPGSRPPIEWGTVPGLQRLFGGKVKEMRLLDRSFRMDFANLDAWFDTFRNYFGPMKMLFDNLPPEQVPAVSEELREAVARYNRATDGTLSVAMTYVNVVLRKP, from the coding sequence ATGGCTCCATCTCCATGGAAGCTCGGCGATTTTCACGTTATCGGAAGAACGCACAACGCGGGCGACGCGCTGTGCGAAGATTGCGGCCTCGGCGCTGAAGCGCGTGTGCTCGACGTCGCCTGTGGAAGCGGCAACACGGCGTTATCGGCGGCGCGGTATGGAGCGCACGTAACGGGACTCGATTTGGTTGACAAGCTCATCGAGCGTGCGCGCATCCGCGCGGAAGCAGAGGGATTTAAGATCGAGTTTCTCACCGGGACTGCCGAAGAGCTGCCCTTTCCGGATGCGTCCTTCGACTTCGTGCTCTCGACGTTCGGCGTGATGTTTGCGCCAAATCAAGAACGCGCGGCGAGCGAATTGTTGCGAGTCTGCAAACCGGGCGGAACGATCGGCCTTTCCAATTGGACGCCCGAAAGTTTTCCCGGCGCGATGTTCGGCCTGGGAAGAAAGTACGCTCCGCCGCCGCCGCCCGGATCGCGCCCGCCGATTGAATGGGGAACGGTGCCCGGACTTCAGCGGCTCTTCGGCGGAAAAGTGAAAGAGATGCGTTTACTCGATCGATCGTTCCGGATGGATTTCGCAAATCTCGACGCCTGGTTCGATACTTTCCGCAACTATTTCGGGCCGATGAAGATGCTTTTCGACAATCTGCCGCCCGAGCAAGTGCCGGCGGTGAGCGAGGAGCTGCGCGAGGCCGTCGCGCGCTACAACCGCGCGACCGACGGGACGCTGAGCGTGGCCATGACGTACGTCAACGTGGTGCTTCGGAAGCCCTAA
- a CDS encoding rod shape-determining protein, with protein MDIGIDLGTANVLVHVKGKGIVLREPSVVAKDMSNGRTLAVGEEARQMLGRTPGHIQAIRPLRDGVIADFEVTEAMLSYFIKKVMRDRSWWSSLFRPKPNVVICVPAEITSVEERAVKDAAKLAGAKSVEIIAEPMAAAIGAGLPIDGPSGSMVVDIGGGTTDVAVISLGGIVVSQSLRVAGNKLDEAIIRYVRRVYNLMIGERMAEEIKIKIGSAYKLESELAMEIRGRDLINGLPNTVKVTSEEIREALSEPVGQIVEAVKSVLEKTPPELSSDIIDRGVILTGGGALLRGFDKLLAEVCGIPVIVADDPLSCVAHGTGMWVRL; from the coding sequence TTGGATATCGGGATCGATTTAGGCACGGCCAACGTGCTGGTGCACGTCAAAGGCAAGGGGATCGTTTTGCGCGAGCCTTCGGTCGTGGCCAAAGACATGAGTAACGGCCGCACGCTGGCCGTCGGCGAGGAAGCCCGTCAGATGCTCGGGCGCACGCCGGGGCATATTCAAGCCATTCGCCCGCTGCGCGACGGCGTGATCGCCGACTTCGAAGTGACCGAGGCGATGCTCAGTTACTTCATCAAGAAAGTCATGCGCGATCGGTCGTGGTGGTCGTCGCTCTTCCGTCCCAAACCGAACGTGGTCATCTGCGTGCCCGCCGAGATCACGAGCGTTGAAGAGCGCGCGGTGAAAGACGCCGCAAAACTCGCCGGTGCAAAGTCTGTGGAGATCATTGCCGAACCGATGGCAGCCGCGATCGGCGCAGGCTTGCCGATCGACGGCCCATCCGGCAGCATGGTCGTGGACATCGGCGGCGGCACGACCGACGTTGCCGTTATCTCGCTCGGCGGCATTGTCGTTTCGCAGTCGCTGCGCGTGGCCGGCAACAAATTAGACGAAGCCATCATTCGCTACGTGCGCCGCGTGTACAACTTGATGATCGGCGAGCGCATGGCCGAAGAGATCAAGATCAAGATTGGATCCGCATACAAACTTGAATCCGAATTAGCGATGGAGATTCGCGGGCGCGATTTGATCAACGGCTTGCCCAATACGGTGAAGGTGACGAGCGAAGAGATTCGCGAGGCATTGTCGGAACCGGTCGGTCAGATCGTCGAGGCGGTAAAGTCGGTTCTCGAAAAAACGCCGCCCGAACTCTCGTCGGACATCATCGATCGCGGCGTGATCCTTACCGGCGGTGGTGCGCTCTTGCGCGGTTTTGACAAGCTTCTGGCCGAGGTGTGCGGCATTCCGGTGATCGTGGCGGACGATCCGCTTTCGTGCGTCGCCCACGGCACCGGCATGTGGGTCCGGCTCTAG